One segment of Gadus chalcogrammus isolate NIFS_2021 chromosome 8, NIFS_Gcha_1.0, whole genome shotgun sequence DNA contains the following:
- the LOC130388376 gene encoding P2Y purinoceptor 2-like: MHFSNKSAGSTQNSSDSCPKGDYNMVLKYLLLPISFSLLFLFGLSLNAFVLFFIKFRTKHWTPFTIYMLNLTVCDTLFVLMLPVAIYHQVKDWPFGEPLCKITFFVVNANHYGSILFLSVISLHRFIGICYPVRSLSWNSTRHAKLVSVGVWACVLSSQAPILYFSGTEKYGKDILCIEDGGLLDDFLVYSSVISVVMFVLPFMVVMVCYSLMLRKLLEPSWGSGEGQQGLGAAHRTKQKALKMIIIVLMTFMFCLPFHISKSLYFSVISLYYNHREQMTCEQLDASYIAYQVTCLMLTANSVMDPILYFMAGQDFCKTMQRKKQKKNSRGLTERFLLGLSN; the protein is encoded by the exons ATGCATTTTAGCAACAAGTCTGCGGGGTCGACCCAGAACAGTAGCGACTCATGTCCTAAAGGAGACTACAATATGGTCCTCAAATACCTGCTGCTGCCCATCAGCTTCTCTTTGCTCTTCTTATTCGGCCTCTCGCTGAACGCCTTCGTGCTATTCTTCATCAAGTTCCGCACAAAGCACTGGACCCCGTTCACCATCTACATGCTGAACCTGACCGTGTGCGACACCCTGTTTGTCTTAATGCTGCCCGTGGCGATCTACCATCAGGTCAAAGACTGGCCCTTTGGCGAGCCACTCTGCAAAATCACCTTCTTTGTCGTAAACGCCAATCACTATG GCTCCATTCTTTTCCTGTCCGTCATCAGTCTGCATCGCTTCATTGGCATCTGCTACCCGGTCCGTTCCCTCAGCTGGAACAGCACTCGACACGCAAAGCTGGTGTCCGTGGGCGTGTGGGCCTGTGTGCTCTCTAGTCAGGCACCCATTCTCTACTTCTCCGGGACCGA GAAGTACGGCAAGGACATTCTTTGCATAGAAGACGGGGGGCTCCTGGATGACTTCCTGGTCTACAGCTCCGTGATCTCTGTGGTGATGTTCGTCCTGCCCttcatggtggtgatggtgtgctACAGCCTGATGTTGCGCAAGTTGCTGGAGCCCAGCTGGGGATCAGGGGAGGGCCAGCAGGGACTCGGGGCGGCCCACCGCACCAAGCAGAAGGCGTTGAAGATGATCATCATCGTGCTGATGACGTTCATGTTCTGCCTGCCCTTCCACATCTCCAAGAGCCTGTACTTCTCTGTCATATCCCTATATTATAACCACCGAGAGCAG ATGACCTGTGAACAGCTGGACGCGTCCTACATAGCCTACCAGGTGACCTGTTTGATGCTCACTGCCAACAGCGTAATGGACCCCATCCTCTACTTCATGGCTGGCCAAGACTTTTGTAAAACCATGCAGAGgaagaaacagaaaaaaaacagcagagGGCTTACAGAACGATTTTTATTAGGGCTGTCCAATTAA